One segment of Streptomyces sp. NBC_00102 DNA contains the following:
- a CDS encoding universal stress protein, with the protein MEESVRRRVVVGVGLTQKGHAPLHRAAAEARLVGGELWVVHAWELPAAEYGRQTQSWVLAATCQDAAEEQLLTTLDAVFGSSGPGVPTRCLVVRGTPGRALVTTADREDDLLILGSGSRRWPHRLLWPSVARYCLAHASCPVLAVPPSPLAKDLGSVRRRIAWRLPLDARELTGPLPPG; encoded by the coding sequence ATGGAGGAGAGCGTGCGTCGGCGGGTGGTGGTCGGCGTGGGCCTCACGCAGAAAGGCCACGCGCCGCTGCACCGGGCCGCGGCCGAAGCGCGGCTCGTCGGCGGAGAGTTGTGGGTGGTTCACGCCTGGGAGTTGCCCGCCGCCGAATACGGACGCCAGACCCAGTCCTGGGTGCTGGCGGCCACGTGCCAGGACGCGGCGGAGGAGCAGTTGCTCACCACGCTCGACGCCGTCTTCGGCAGCTCCGGCCCCGGGGTCCCCACGCGGTGCCTGGTGGTGCGCGGTACACCGGGCCGCGCCCTGGTCACCACCGCGGACCGGGAGGACGACCTGCTGATCCTCGGCTCCGGCTCACGCCGTTGGCCGCACCGCCTCCTGTGGCCGTCCGTGGCCCGGTACTGCCTCGCGCACGCCTCGTGTCCCGTGCTGGCCGTACCGCCCTCTCCCCTGGCGAAGGACCTCGGTTCCGTGCGGCGCAGGATCGCCTGGCGGCTGCCGCTGGACGCCCGGGAGCTCACCGGCCCCCTGCCGCCGGGCTGA
- a CDS encoding adenylyl cyclase, giving the protein MIPSRRSVLRGAAAASVPLIGGVCAGPAFASAAASDKPRNGHDGHDGHASSALGPNVLVFDRSMSDAAIQAKVDAVFAVQESNQFGDERFALAFKPGTYTVDINVGFYTHVLGLGASPSDVVINGHVTVDAQWFDGNGTQNFWRAAENLTIVPPDGLERWAVSQAAPMRRVHIKGNMTLMPSPPGNQWSSGGFLADSKVDGQVDSGSQQQWLSRNDTFGSWTGSNWNMVFVGTEGAPAQSFPAPPMTTVDRTPVTREKPFLTVDRHGDYQVFVPALRTNSTGTTWAHGPARGRNIALSQFHVARPGDSAAEINQALAHGKNVLFTPGIYDISAPLRVNRPGTVVLGLGLATLRSTHGNTLIEVADIAGATVAGLLFEAASKHTPVLLRVGHGKSRKRHSADPTVLFDVVARIGGAIAGGAGISVQIDSNDVIADHLWLWRADHGLDGTVGWTVNPADTGIVVNGDHVTAYGLFVEHYQKYEVLWQGEHGRTYFFQNEHPYDVPTQSAWRHGSTLGYAAYKVGDRVREHHAWGLGSYCFFNLRANIYTDAAYEVPDTPGVVFTDLMTVCLNDEAGGGILHCIDKAGDPVQNGFGTYFMKSYSNGVGSV; this is encoded by the coding sequence ATGATTCCCTCTCGTCGTAGTGTGCTGCGCGGGGCAGCCGCTGCCTCGGTGCCGCTGATCGGCGGTGTCTGTGCAGGACCGGCGTTCGCGTCGGCCGCCGCGTCGGACAAGCCCCGGAACGGCCACGACGGCCACGACGGCCACGCCTCCTCCGCGCTCGGCCCGAATGTCCTGGTCTTCGACCGGTCCATGAGCGACGCGGCGATCCAGGCCAAGGTCGACGCCGTGTTCGCCGTCCAGGAGTCCAACCAGTTCGGCGACGAGCGCTTCGCCCTGGCCTTCAAGCCGGGCACCTACACCGTCGACATCAACGTCGGCTTCTACACCCACGTCCTGGGTCTCGGCGCGAGCCCCTCCGACGTGGTGATCAATGGTCATGTCACCGTCGACGCCCAGTGGTTCGACGGGAACGGCACCCAGAACTTCTGGCGGGCCGCGGAGAACCTGACCATCGTGCCGCCGGACGGACTGGAGCGCTGGGCGGTCTCCCAGGCCGCCCCGATGCGCCGCGTCCACATCAAGGGCAACATGACCCTGATGCCGAGCCCGCCCGGCAACCAGTGGTCCAGCGGCGGCTTCCTGGCCGACAGCAAGGTGGACGGTCAGGTCGACTCCGGCTCCCAGCAGCAGTGGCTGTCGCGCAACGACACCTTCGGCAGCTGGACCGGCTCCAACTGGAACATGGTGTTCGTCGGTACCGAGGGCGCTCCCGCGCAGTCCTTCCCGGCCCCGCCGATGACCACCGTCGACCGCACCCCCGTGACGCGGGAGAAGCCGTTCCTCACCGTGGACCGCCACGGCGACTACCAGGTCTTCGTGCCCGCGCTGCGTACGAACAGCACCGGCACGACCTGGGCCCACGGCCCCGCCCGGGGGCGGAACATCGCACTGTCGCAGTTCCACGTGGCCCGGCCCGGCGACTCGGCCGCCGAGATCAACCAGGCTCTCGCCCACGGCAAGAACGTCCTGTTCACGCCGGGCATCTACGACATCTCCGCGCCGCTGCGCGTGAACCGCCCCGGCACGGTCGTCCTGGGCCTCGGCCTGGCCACCCTGCGCTCCACCCACGGCAACACGCTGATCGAGGTCGCCGACATCGCCGGCGCCACCGTCGCGGGTCTGCTGTTCGAGGCGGCCTCCAAGCACACCCCGGTACTGCTGCGCGTCGGCCACGGCAAGAGCCGGAAGCGGCACAGCGCCGACCCGACCGTGCTGTTCGACGTCGTCGCCCGGATCGGCGGCGCCATCGCCGGCGGTGCGGGAATCAGCGTCCAGATCGACAGCAACGACGTGATAGCGGACCACCTCTGGCTCTGGCGCGCCGACCACGGTCTCGACGGAACCGTCGGCTGGACGGTCAACCCCGCCGACACCGGCATCGTGGTGAACGGCGACCACGTCACCGCGTACGGGCTCTTCGTCGAGCACTACCAGAAGTACGAGGTGCTGTGGCAGGGCGAGCACGGCCGCACGTACTTCTTCCAGAACGAGCACCCGTACGACGTACCCACCCAGTCGGCCTGGCGGCACGGCTCCACCCTCGGCTACGCCGCCTACAAGGTCGGTGACCGGGTGCGCGAGCACCACGCCTGGGGCCTGGGCAGCTACTGCTTCTTCAACCTCCGCGCGAACATCTACACCGATGCCGCCTACGAGGTCCCCGACACCCCCGGCGTCGTCTTCACCGACCTGATGACGGTCTGCCTCAACGACGAGGCCGGCGGCGGCATCCTGCACTGCATCGACAAGGCGGGTGACCCGGTCCAGAACGGCTTCGGTACGTACTTCATGAAGTCGTACTCCAACGGGGTCGGCAGCGTCTGA
- a CDS encoding SDR family NAD(P)-dependent oxidoreductase: protein MDLGLSHRIAIVTGASRGIGLAVARALVREGATVVAGARGTTPELEALAGSGRLLAVEVDLSDPDGPRTLVDAAVSAYGGVDVLVNNVGAVRPRVDGFLKVTDEDWEATLTVNFLAAVRATRAVLPHMAEKGEGCVVTVSSVNAFLPDPLVIDYGAAKAALSNFCKAVSKEFGPRGIRVNTVSPGPVATALWLGDDGVAASVSAATGGSPQSVAEQAAGGTATGRFTRPEEIADLVAFLAGDRGGNITGADFVIDGGLVTTL from the coding sequence ATGGACCTGGGCCTGTCCCACCGCATCGCGATCGTCACCGGCGCGAGCCGGGGCATCGGTCTGGCCGTCGCCCGCGCTCTCGTCCGCGAAGGCGCGACCGTGGTCGCGGGGGCGCGGGGGACCACACCCGAACTCGAAGCGCTGGCCGGCAGCGGACGCCTCCTCGCCGTCGAAGTCGACCTGAGCGATCCGGACGGTCCGCGGACTCTCGTCGACGCGGCGGTCTCCGCGTACGGCGGGGTGGACGTCCTCGTCAACAACGTCGGCGCGGTGCGTCCGCGCGTGGACGGCTTCCTGAAGGTGACCGACGAGGACTGGGAGGCGACGCTGACGGTCAACTTCCTGGCCGCCGTGCGCGCCACCCGGGCCGTACTCCCCCACATGGCCGAGAAGGGCGAGGGGTGCGTGGTCACGGTCAGCTCGGTCAACGCGTTCCTCCCGGACCCGCTCGTGATCGACTACGGCGCCGCCAAGGCCGCACTGTCCAACTTCTGCAAAGCGGTCTCCAAGGAGTTCGGGCCCCGTGGCATCCGCGTCAACACGGTCAGCCCCGGGCCCGTCGCGACCGCGTTGTGGCTGGGTGACGACGGCGTCGCCGCGTCGGTGTCCGCGGCGACGGGCGGCAGTCCGCAATCCGTGGCGGAACAGGCCGCGGGCGGTACGGCGACCGGTCGCTTCACCCGTCCCGAGGAGATCGCCGACCTGGTGGCCTTCCTGGCCGGTGACAGAGGCGGAAACATCACCGGGGCCGACTTCGTGATCGACGGCGGCCTGGTCACCACCCTGTAG
- a CDS encoding cellulose-binding domain-containing protein, which yields MHTPILSLRSLRRPWTAAGAVLAMALAFFVAVPANGSAMASGCQVTYTVNEWTGGYTAQVRITRTGPALSGWQLAWTYGGDQHVTSAWNATVTQTGHSVTAANAAWNGELAGGGTVDFGLQGTWQSADPAPADFTLNGVSCGGDGTSPPTTPPTTTPPTTTPPTTTPPTTTPPSAECGDAAVCEDFEDQTGPAPAGDWRFTAPDCQGTGAAAVDTEVAHSGTRSLRVDGHAGYCNHAFVAATADLSSVGPVLYVRMWVRHTTALPAAHVAFVSMPDSSQGGKALRIGGQNGALQWNRESDDATLPAQSPVGVGLSRSLPTGTWQCLRFSVDTSAPALDTWLDDELVPGLHADGVPTQDVDAQWLSRTTPPRPTALRLGWESYGTGDDTLWFDDVVVGSSPAGC from the coding sequence ATGCACACGCCGATCCTTTCCCTGAGATCACTGCGCAGACCCTGGACAGCGGCCGGAGCCGTTCTCGCGATGGCCTTGGCCTTCTTCGTCGCGGTGCCGGCCAACGGCTCGGCCATGGCGTCCGGATGCCAGGTCACCTACACCGTCAACGAGTGGACCGGCGGCTATACCGCCCAAGTGCGCATCACCCGCACCGGTCCGGCGCTCAGCGGTTGGCAGCTGGCGTGGACGTACGGCGGCGACCAGCACGTCACCTCCGCCTGGAACGCGACCGTCACGCAGACCGGCCACTCCGTGACCGCCGCCAATGCGGCCTGGAACGGGGAGCTGGCCGGCGGCGGCACCGTCGACTTCGGCCTCCAGGGGACCTGGCAGTCGGCCGATCCGGCGCCCGCGGACTTCACCCTCAACGGCGTGTCCTGCGGCGGTGACGGCACCTCACCGCCGACGACGCCGCCCACGACGACGCCGCCCACGACGACGCCGCCCACGACGACGCCGCCCACGACGACGCCGCCCTCTGCGGAGTGCGGTGATGCCGCCGTCTGCGAGGACTTCGAGGACCAGACCGGCCCCGCCCCCGCCGGTGACTGGCGGTTCACCGCGCCCGACTGCCAGGGCACGGGCGCGGCCGCCGTGGACACGGAGGTCGCACACAGCGGCACCCGGTCGCTGCGGGTGGACGGGCACGCGGGCTACTGCAACCACGCCTTCGTGGCCGCGACCGCGGATCTGTCGTCGGTCGGCCCGGTGCTGTACGTCCGCATGTGGGTGCGGCACACCACCGCGCTCCCGGCCGCACACGTCGCCTTCGTGTCGATGCCGGACAGCTCGCAGGGCGGCAAGGCGCTGCGGATCGGCGGACAGAACGGCGCCCTGCAGTGGAACCGGGAGAGCGACGATGCCACGCTCCCGGCCCAGAGCCCGGTCGGGGTGGGGCTGAGCAGGTCCCTGCCGACGGGCACCTGGCAGTGCCTGCGGTTCTCGGTCGACACCTCGGCACCGGCTCTCGACACCTGGCTCGACGACGAGTTGGTGCCGGGGCTGCACGCCGACGGTGTACCGACGCAGGACGTCGACGCGCAGTGGCTCTCCCGGACCACCCCGCCGCGACCGACCGCGCTGCGGCTCGGCTGGGAGAGCTACGGGACGGGTGACGACACCCTCTGGTTCGACGACGTGGTCGTCGGCTCCTCGCCGGCCGGCTGCTGA